The genomic DNA TTAAAATTCTGGGGTTTTGCCATTCGGATGAATCGATTTTCCTCATTTATGAATTCCTGCAGAAGGGGAGTTTAGGGGATTTGATTTGCAGACCGGATTTTGAGTTGCATTGGAGTGCTAGATTGAGGATTGCAACCGGGGTGGCACAAGGATTGGCATACCTTCACAAGGGTTATGTTCCACATTTGCTTCATAGAAATCTCAAGTCAACGAACATTCTTCTCGATGCGGATTATGAACCGAAGCTTACGGATTTTGCAATTGATAGGATAGTTGGAGAAGCTCCATTTCAGTCTACCATTACTTCAGAATTTGCACACTCCTGCTATAATGCACCAGGTAAGGAATCCTACATCCGTCCAAGATTAGCCCAAATTGATGCTTTCATAAATCTATCAATGTCAAAATTCCCAACTTATGCTAGTTGTTTGATTGCAGAATGTAGATACAGTAAGAAAGCTACCGAACAGATGGATGTTTATAGCTTTGGGGTGGTGCTGTTAGAGCTCATAACTGGTCGACAAGCTGAAGACATTGAATCCTTAGACTCACTCGATATCGTGAAGTGGGTTCGAAGAAAAGTTAATATTACCAATGGAGCATTACAAATTCTTGACCCTAAGATATCATCAAGTTCTTCCCAGAAGGAAATGCTAAGAGCTCTGGAAACCGCCCTGCACTGCACCGCTGTTATGCCAGAAAAAAGGCCATCGATGATTGAAGTGGTGAAAACACTTGAGTCTCTTAACTCAGGTTCATGTGTTCCGTCTACTTTGGACTCCGAGGAGCAAATGCAGTCGGTTGGTGtttgaaaattgaaattaaaagatgACCCCATGCAATCTGGTTCATGTTTTTGTATGTAAATCATGCGTTGCTGACTTCTTGTTCGCATGGTGTGCCCATTGCTTTACCAGGGGATGTTTGGGAAGTGCATTAAAAGTAATATGATGAGGTTTTTACAAGGTATATTTCTAATCACTGGTGCACACAGCATTGCGAGTGTTACTACTTATCTGGTATTGCTTGTAAAGGTGCTTCATCTTCATTTTGCTAATAAGATAATACTGTTGGTTTGGGAATGCTCAGTACAAATTTTATATCTTTTGAAAAACAATCAAATAACAAAGATATACTAAttccaataaaaattaaaaaataaatcaagcaaaaattgaGATCAAAATACTTGTTGGAGTTAATTGACAATCATTATTAAACACTATTGCAGTAGTAACTAAATCATTATCAAGTAGTAGTAGTAATTAATGTCTGATATTTGTTTTCTCtttagaaaaaccaaaataagaacACGACTATATTGCTGGGAAGTAAGCTTTTTGTTAGTTGGGCAAGAAACCATTTTGGGCTTCATGTCCCAGTCATccttttttcttatttaaaatataaaatgcaacttagtgaattatgttttaagtttttttttttcttttttttgttattaaattataaatatatatattaatcgaATTTGGCTTTTTATCCACTGTCATTACATATGAGCAGATTCAATGATTGTCCAAGCTTCTTCAGTAATGGTGCATTTAGAGATCTACTTTGATTCCTCAAGGTTTACTccacaaaaaattaaattactagaTAACGGTGACATCGGTTTGATTTGGtcaatttttttagattttttgaaTCGTTTATcataatttaatttgattttcaaATTTTCCATATTAGTTTTCTGTTTTGattttttaaacttattttaataaaatgagctttattttatgacttttgaatattatttgacAAATTTCAAGgtctttttcataaatatttctaaaaaataaTCTTGCAataactttttaattattttcactaataaaatctttaaaatcaattttatattaaataaaaaaagaattCGGCTTGGCTTTGAGTAACTATGATTTTTTTAACTTGTATTTCATAAACCATCCAAATACCTCGGTTCAGGTCAGATTTTAGCTTTGGTTGTTTTTCTTCTCAGCCCTTATACTGGACACTCTCATCTAGTTAGGATTGAATGTCATGCCTTTTCATCCATAGACTTTATAATACTATCATCCTTACCTTCCAATATACATAGTTCGTTCCATCCAATATAAAGAGTCTATACATCGATAAACCTCTCATCTCAATTGCATATAGGATTTTCACTTAGTGCGTCAAATATCTAACTTTGATATCAATCGAAAATTCATTGAATTTTCCTTACATGTATTCATTCAGTTATAACCAGACAAAGTTACTACtaattaaaattattacaaatttacttttataataattatatatacagAAGggtaaatggtaattttataatggGTAGGTGGAGTAAGTCAAGCAATAATTGAAATTATTCCATACGCAATTGCCTACCTCAatttacatttatttatttttaaaaaattcgcTCAAAATTCATAGGCTATGCCTAAAACAACTAAATATTATTTCATCCTTTAATTCGTTGCTTTCTTTttgtataaaaaatttcaaaggaAAAGAGCGTATATATGTTGAAAGAGAGCGTGGGACCCACACTTAAAATTCATGTGACTACGTTCCCATGGTTGCACCATTTATTATATACACCTATATATAGTTACTAAAATCTTAAATTATTTATCACTTATATATTTTCCATTTTCACCCACAACTAAATTTACTATTTTTACCTTACTTTTTATCTTTTTCTCTAGTATATATATTGAAGAACCAACATGATGttcaaaagaaaaacaaaattacatttttggatTTAAAGTTATTCCATTACGATTATAATCAGGTCAGTTTTAATTAAGAATTTCTCGCTCTATtcacatttcttttctttttaatttaagcttattttttcatacaattttaattttaattttatcaatatttttattagCATTTTAGCCAAAAGAAAAACGAGATAAGTTACGTGAAGTCATACCATTTCCAATATTTGATAATTTAAAGAGAGATGATGACGTTTAAGATATATTTTCAAATCTTGAtttcatgtcaaagataaatatatAGTATGTTATATTTAATCAAATTTGGTCTTTTTCAGTAGTGTAGGATTCTAGTCAAAAACTAATACTAATGTAAATAACCATCTCGAGATTAGGTTATGCTAAGATGTAAatgaaaaaattatgtaaattttatatctataaaaattaacatattttttattgaaatagtaaaattaaagttGTGACAtatttaataatgatatttaGATATTCTACATTAATTATAAAGTAatgaattaaacttaaaatcacaatttaATAGAATCAGtgatattataaaaaaatttaataacgaAATATAAAATTAGCTAggtatattttaagtaattttagaagtatttaaaaaatttcaataccttaatataaaaataaaataaaataactaactATTTCCTTGCATACACAATGTGGTGTGTGAAAACTAGCTATAATAGTAAAAAGCGTATACATTCGTATACTAGGTATAAGTGTTCCTAATAAGTGCACTTGCAACTAGAAAATAATAATGTGCAAGTATTTAAAATATCCCATGGAATAAAAGCAATGATTAACGTCTTAGTTtaaatgaaaatggaaatatCATAAATTCtgcaaagaaataaaaataaaattcaaaacctcgagtaattattttttttttatacaaaTGAAGAAGTACTATTATAATTGAAAAAATGTTTACAAATACAGGGGTTGAACTCTAAACCTCCTGTCAATTAACCTAAAATCCACTGACGTAAGGGCGAAGGGAGGGGGACTGGTGAGGCCTTGTCCCTCTAAAATAggaaattatttatttaactccaaaaatttataaaatttgtaaagttgtaaagTTGGAGTGGTCTTTTTATTCGAAGGGCTGTTTTCattctataattttatttttaaaattgaatgtgTGTAAAATTGATCGAATTGCTTACATTATCTTATTATTGaaacaaaatcaaatattttCAGACTCTCGATCAAACAAATATctatttcttatttttatatcTTAAATGACCatgcatatgttattaattaaattttgatttactttTTAGAGAAATGCAAATTTTGTTAGATTTATGGGATTTTCACATTCATTTTAATCCTGTAGGGATAAATTCTGTCATCTATGAACATGAGTTCACAAAACATTGATGAAAAGCTGTATAATTCCCTCAGTCCAATAGTCTCCTATCCTTTGGCAACAGATGACGATTCTAATACAGAATTCCTCCAAAACCCTGACCTATTCCCAATGCCACACCATCAAACTTGTTCTTTGCTGTCTCAAGACATGACAAGTTCTCCCTTTCCTATGGAGCTTGAGGTTGAGGAAATGAGTATCCTCGGAAGCAATAACATTGAGTCCAGCAGTGTCCAAAGGAAGAACAAACAGGCACAAGAAACACAGTTAAGATTGTAGATATATTATTCTATGGATCTGTGTATTTGACCCTCAActgaacaaatttaatttatgtgACAGTGATAAGGgcaataataataaagaaaatacAAGTAAGAGACGGCGACAGCCAAGGCAGGAGCCCCTGCGGATTTTCGGTGCGAGAAGCTCAAGTTACCGAGGAGTTAGCAGGTTAATTTCAGGCACCttacatacatacataataatgTTCCAAGTAATGTATTTTAGGATTAAAATTGTAAgcataacatggcatgcagataCACTGGTCGATACGAGGCGTTTTTATGGAATAACACCGATCCAACGCAAAAACCAAAGACTGGTCTGTACATTTTCTATTCTGCTTTTCtgcattttattatatatttaatttcattGTTATTGATTACTAACCCTTTCTTCTTCTGTCCGCATTTTTGCAGTTTATATAGGCCAGTGATCTCATTCAATGCTATTTCTTTAATTCTGCATACAATTTACTTATGTTGAAGTTTTCTTGAGGTAAAACTTAGAAGAAACTAACACATCTGTGTTGGACACGTAGTCGCACTCAAACCAAGTAACATTGCAGCAATCTACACCTTTCCTCAAACACTAAGACTTATATGCATGTGGAGGACAAATTATTTTAGAGACCAGATCTTTAAAACTTGGTGGTTTTGCAGGTGGATATGATGATGAAGTATCGGCAGCAAGGGCTTACGATTTAGCTGCTCTAAAATTATGGGGTGAACTTGCGCCGCTGAATTTCCCAGTATGTTTTCTATCTCTGCATATTACAAATTTGTATCAATCAGATTCAGTGGCTAATTAGCATCTAAATTGACTTGGTGTATCACCAGATTAGTAACTATAAGTCGGATTTGGTTGAGATGAAGCTCTATACCAAACATGAATATTTTCGCAACATCAGAAGGTAATTTATAAATTGACTTATTTGCATTATATTCCTGCAACTGCAAGTGATTAAATCAATGATCCATTAATACAAATGAATTGATTAATTGTATTCTGAAAACTTCACTAATTTCAGAAAAAGTAGGGGATTCTCAAAGGGTGTATCCATTTATCGTGGAGTCTCTAGGTAACTTAAATTTATTCGAATAGTACTTCCTTCTCCCTGCCTTTTCTCTTCTTCCTTTTCTCTGCGACTTCTATCATGAAATGAAAAACCACATGGTAGGAACTCGGATTTCAAGAAATGGCAAGCAAGGATTGGGAAAGGGAAAGATATCAAAGGAATTTACCTAGGAACATTTGGTAACTAACATCCTAACTTATTTCATTAGTTGATGAAATTAATATACAATGGTTACTGTCATTGAAGATAACTTGAGAATCAAGTAATCTTTTATAACTTATTCTAGTATAAATGTGATCTGGTAACCTAAATTCCAGAATCAAATTACGTGTACAAGATAAAAAATGCTACAACTTTCAAGGTTCATATGAGTTAGACCCTTTTTTTTGGAACAATTATCAGATACTGAAGAGGAAGCAGCTAGGGCTTACGATGTTGCTGCCATTAGGTTGAAAGGTGCAAATGCAGTTACAAATTTCGATATAAATGAGTATGATCTGAATGACATTCTTCAAAGTTCGAAGCTACCAATTGGCAAGGGTGCTTCTAAGCTATTGCAGAAATCTTCTATCGAAGATGTTATTAGAAAGAAAAGATGTGTCAGTGACAGAAACTCCTTGGTatatgatgaagaagatgattcaTGCACCCCCAATTCCAACCTGGACATGAACCGAATCATTAGTTCCTCTCTTATTTATGGCTTCCAGAACCCTGATGAGTTTCAGGCTAGTCCTACTCCAATTCAAGGCTTCAACAGCTTTGGAAATTATATGAGCACTGATGGAAATCCAAGCTTTAATTTCAACTTGGAGTATCCTTTTAATGTGAATTCGGATGGGAACTTTACAATTTCAGGGGCTGCTGAAAATTACTTTGGTGAAATGCAGCCTTTTGAGTTCTCACACAACTTCTCAACCCTCGAGAAGCTGCATCAAATTTCAAGCTTCCCCTTTCTACATCCCTATCATCAAAACCCTGTTGAGTTTCCAGAAAATCTTGCCAGCAATGGCTTGGGAAATTGTGTGGGGACTAACAGGGAGTTTACAGGTAGCCTTCAGGGCCTGTTAACTCTACAAGGACAAGATTCTCTCAAATACTTGGACCAGCCTGAAGATGTTACCACCCAGAACCTCCCTCAAAACCCCATTAATTTTCAAACAATTCGGGTACCGGTCTATCCATTGAGCGGCAGCTACAATGCAGAAGCTTCAAGTTATGGGATTTTCAAGGAGGTTCCAAGCACAAAGGAGAATGAGAATGATTCTACAGGAGGCAACGATGAGTCAGGCCAAGGAGCAGCCATGGTGGAAAAGCCACTCCTGGAAAAACTGGAAATGGAGTGAAATTCTTGAAAGACTGAACCAGACCTTTCCAGTTGTTTGCAAGCACTGAATGAACTGGTACCTATGAGTTTCTAAGGGGGATAAGGCTTACGGTTGACCAAAAACTGAAAATCAATGGGTACTTTGCTTTGATTATAAAGTTTTATTCTAAATCTAATAATGAACTCGAAATAACAGACTTCATCTTAAGCAATAGCAGTGCATGTATGGCTGATACTTCAGCTCGTTctgcttattaaaattttaatcttctTATGTTTCCCCTTTTTCAGTCTTTCTTCTTAAAAATCGTATATATTTACTTAGCcataaaaaaaaatgtatactCAGCACATTTTAAAAAAAACAGTAAGAATTTATTCTATATATCGAAGACATAATTGCAGTTGATTTCAAGCTCTCAGCATTCAACAAAAAGAAAGCAAGTTCTTCCAACTGTACAATCAAGCCAATAAACGATGTTTGAGAATTTCCTGTAACTTTGATCATCTAAACTTTTCACCTTGAGTTTTTTCACCTTCACCCTCACTTTTCCATGGCTAAAAAACATGAGAGATATACACAACGATCTAACATAAACACTCACACGGACCATACCTCGCGAAGGAGTTCGTATCTTGCATTTATACCACAATAGCCTGCATGTTCATGGTTTCCATTCACTTCTCCATTGGTAACAATTGTTGGTGACAATGGCAATTTCTCAATTAGTGATGAAAGTGGAGAATTCAATTCCTCCAGTTCCTCGTCACTGGTATACCCTTTCCTCTGTACCACTGATGCATTCCTAGACAGTGGCGACTTCCCTCCTGCCCCCGCAACTTTTTCAGCCACATCTGCTGAGGATAGAGGAGTATAGACAACGAGGGCAGCTGTATAAGGGAAACTTCTGGCCGGGCCCCCTGATAACCTCCGCTCAACAATAGTCTAACAAATGAAAGAACCATAAATCAAAAACCAGGCAACTTTTTTCTGCCTTTATACTGGTTAAAGGCAAGACTGAGTCCAATGAAATATGAAACACAAATAAAATATGGAAGACGAGTTTAAGAATTTTATTAGGAGTTATTAAAAAGTCCAACAAACAAATGTGTAGAAGAGAGAAAGGCCGAACTAGTCATACCTCAGCATTCAAGGCTTCCAGTACAGCTCCTGGAACAGGATCTGGACAAAATTCATCTGGAGTGAAGTTGCAGAGAATGCGTTTAACCAACGGAAGACCTATTGATGGGCACAGCTAAAGCCATGAAAATAAAATAGTCAAAAAGAGTTCGAGAGGAACCAACAAAGACATCAGAGAACGAATCTACTAGTATGTCCATAATATGCGGTCTTAATTAGAAATCAACCTCCTCTCTGATTGAACGGTCCATTAGCATGTCCTTTGGAAGCATTAGAAGATCACTCAGGGaattaagaaaaaggaaagatttagATTCTCCGTCTCCATTTTTTCTGAAATCATCTTGACTGGAACGTTGATCTTCATTTAAATTATAATCACCATCCATGCCAAACATATCAGTCAGCCATCTACACCAATTACCAACCTGAAAAATAAGTGTCCCTCCTTAAGAACTTGGTATAGTTTTTTCATGTAAAAGGTATCATGAACGGGAAAGGTATTGAAACCCCCAATTATCTTATTCATCTCTATATGGCAATCAGGAAGCAGATGGAAATCATTCCAACAGCTATTCTCGCTTCACAATAAAGTTCAAGCAGTATCATGTATAGCACAAATTGAGGACTTCCTATAAAGAACATGAAAATTCATGTCATGCAGCATACAAGATCTTTCCATTAGCAATATATTATTCAATATACATAAATGAACTATATATTTTCTCTGCTGGTAAGATCATTCCATAGGTAAACATTCTCCATATGATCTTTGGTTCAAAATTAAACCGGTTAAATATCAACGTAAAATATCCAACATTTTCCGCATCATAAGTTTCCAGATAATGAAGCATATTCCATCACAACAACCACTCTTTTCAACCAATAGCAGTATATCACAGGATCTCCACCAATAGGGTGATGTAAATTCCTCAGAGGCAATGTTCCATTAAAACATGAGAACTACGGAATAAGTTCATATAACAAGCACGAGAGTTACTCAGATTCAGAACAATAGTTGCCTATTGTGAAGAAGTACAGTGCAACGACTAGCCACAACTGAATATACCACAGatataaaatggaaaaaaaaaaacaaaagcagAAGTCCGCTGATATAATACGTACAGCATTTTTGAGTTGTGCACCAGATCCGAAGCTAAGATCTCCGGCGGGAATAGGCAGAACCCTTGAATCTACAATAGGATCAGATATAGGATCTGTTGGGATCTCATGGGCAGACTCCCTCAAAATAGCATTGAACATTGCTACATCTAGCCTTGCAACACACTGCTCCATAACCTAATAAAAAAGGGTATAACAATTAGTTCaccaggaaaaaaaaagaaagatgagaacaAAACAAAGACACAGCGTATTACTGCTTAAAATTTACAGAACGAAAACATTTATAAGTACATACCAATCTTGCAATAACTGGCAAGCAACCACACTCATGACCACCTGCTCTTACAGGACAAAGTCGTTGAAAAGCATCTTGGAAAGCATTTATCCATAAGTTGATAGAGAAACTTCCTTGTTGTTGGTCTCCTAAGGCTGGCCCCAACAACTTTCCTATTGTTTTGCTGACAGGTGAACCCTCAAGAGGAATTTGCATATATGGAGTAAGAGCCTGAAATAAGGACCAGGCATAAAATTCCTCTTCTTATTTGTAATTTAGAGCCCCAAAACTGTAGTGCAACAATTAGATGACCTACATCTTCTAAATAACACTGTCCCCCTAATGTAAAAAAATTCTACAACTTCAACTATTTACCTGCCACCATACTGACTCAACTATTCGAGAGAAAATCCAAGATTCCACTTTTTCTAGTGCATTAGTGAAGGTTCCAGTCTCTTGCCAATCATCAACAAGCGGCATAAAACTGTTTACTTGTTTACTACCAACACCACCTTTCCATTTTAGAGTTGAAGGCTTTACTTCACTCCTTTTGTTACTGCCATTTAACTCGGGGAGCCATGCAAGTGGGCTTGAGTTGCGTGAATTGCCAAATGCTTGAGAGATGATCTCCCTCAGCACTATGGTGTTTGATAACCAGAAGGTTAACCTTAAAATGCAAAAGAACATTATTCAGCTGTCAACAGTAAATGGGAAAATTCTAAAGCACTCAAGGAAATAATATCTGACTATAATATACATACCTTGAAACATCATTACTGCAAGATTTTGCAGTCAAAATAAGCCCAGACACTGTGTTTTTAGCAATTGTGGCTCGCTTGTTTTGTTCCCAATGCTTGCAAGCATGTATATAGAGTCTAGAAAGACGTCGAGCAGGTGTATGCAGCTTATGTGCAGAGCTCCCATGCTCTGAAACAACAGAATAGAGAGAAATTTCCAGGGCAGCTACTTCTCTCAGCTCTGCTTTAAGTTTCTCAATTCTCGTCTCCATCTCATTAATCTTTTCATTTAAAGCTGCCTCATTTTCAACTTGAAATTTGTCTTCAGCATCAACAGGCTCATTGCCACTTGCAAAACTTTTATAGCCGTTTGATGTCTCATCCAAGACATCAACTTCTTTTAACTCTTCAGCATGCTTGCCATTAGATCCTTCTGAAGACTCAGATGAAGATTTAGGAGAAACTTTCAAGGTTTCTTCTACAGAACTTTTGGTAGCATTCTTATGGGGGGCTCCATTAGACTTTGCAGATTTCTTTGGAGTATTATTCAATGCCTTTAAATGTGATTTATTAGTTTCAAGTTCAGATCCCATTCTGGAACCATGGGAAGAGCCATCTTTGAGGTTGTTATTGTGAACACCATTAGAAGCTCCCAGAACACCCTCTTCTCTCTCATCCTCAGCTGTCAAGGAATCTCCTAGAGATGATGCTGAATCTTTTATAGTCTCAGAGTCTGATTCTTCTTCCTTTTGCTGAGTTGTTTCTCCCTCTATATCACTGGAGCAATCATCTAAAATTTCGGCCTTTTTTAATTTAGTGACCATGTTATTACCATTTGGATCAGGAGATGTTTCTTCAGACTTGTTAACATCATCCACATAATGTACAATCACATTCTCGTAAACTTCAATGGGCTCAGAGCCCACATTGGAATCACTTACTTTAGAATTAGGGTCTGATCTAGCTTTTAAAGCTTTGGATTCAGCTTCTTTCGCCTTCAAAGTTTTGCCACCATTCTGTTGATgaggtttattatttctcctatcAGTTCTTCCTGGGTGCTTTGATTGGACATTAGCTGAATTTCTCCTCTTGCTCCCAGTGTCTTTCATATTTGATGTTGATTCACCTTTTAACTACGGTTATGGAAGAAACCACGATAAGAGAGAGAGACCTACCAAACCCATTAGTTGAATGTCAACATCAGATGAAAATTGGCACATAACTGCACCCATTTAGAAGAAACCACCCCACTCGACAACAAGGCAATCTTCTTTGGGCCCTTTCATCACTTCAGTGCTTCTGCACAAGAGAGAAGGTGGGATCATCAGTACAGAATTATCTATCACTTGATATTAGCCAAGTTCAGCTACACTTCACCAAGAACAAAAAACATATACAAGCTTTATTTAATCAAGGTAGTGGACACCAAAAACTCGATGCTCTGAGAGCATACAGAAAGCAGTGGATAATACTAAGAACATTAGAGCTTCAAGCTAAAAGCATAGGAAGTAAGTGCTGGGGAAAAAGAACgagcaaaagaaaagaaaggacaAATAACAAGGGCAGAAGCATGCAATTCATTCAACAATATGAGGTCTATATCTATAGGTTCAGTAAAATACAAACAACAGGTTGCCATTCAAATGCAACAAGGATTTGGTTAAAAAAAACCTCAGACCTGAATCGTAGACGCATTAAGCATCTTGTGAACCTTGAAAATATTGACAGGAACAAATATAGCAATAAAGAAACTTTTATGTCACTAGAATAACTCACCTTCTTAAAGTCACAACCAAGACAAAACAATGGCGGTAGAGTCCAACCAGTAAATTTGAGGCAACTGATAACTTCCAATTAAACAACCAGTAAAATTCTAAGCTAAAAAATTTGGCAACCTGAAACAACCAGAAATTTGTTTAAATCTTCTATTTAAAACCTTTAAGCCTATCTAGAATGTGGTTTTTTGCAGCTAATATCAATGACAAAAACCTGCAGCTAGAAAATTAACGGTAAATTTCACCGCTACAGAACTATTGGGTTTAAAATAATGGATAAATAACATTGGTCCATAATTCATACACTAAAAAGGTGAAATCCCCTGCTCTGACTAAAAAATGCTTAGATCAGTGTTTCCAGACCGAATTGTGCATTTTCAAGTTCCTGTTTACTTTGATATGCACTTTCTATTCAAAGCTAATGTCGAATCATTTCCAGAACTCAGATCAAAGTAAAAATAAAGGTCAAGAAATGTATTTCCAGTATTAGAAACAAAGTTAAATGCTTTTCATCATGAAAATCACGAATGAAAATGACCCAAAAGAAGTTCAGAAAAGATATTTCCTTgggtatatatatatagcattatcAACTAAGAAAACATAGCCTGCAGAAAGAATCACAAAAGGACAGTTTGAATACATAAAACTTTTAAAACgtgtataaattttatttagttttacACCGTTTTTTTCCCATATATGCAGCGGAGAAACTAAGCTAACTTTACTTTTTTAGCCAAAATCTCTCTTTTCTGACCCACGGCTGAGCTTTCAAGTTTTTTGCCCCCTACCAATCAGAAGCGCCAAGTTTTATTATTGAAAACGACATAGTTTTCTCTCATTACAGATCTTAATCATAAACGAATATAGAACCCAAACCACCTGAATGTCGATCGAAATTCAGCACCTCCCACTTTTCTTTTTATACTTTTCATTCGTTTGAGAAAGAAATGATAATCACAGGAACTTAGCCACCACTTGAAAAAGGTTCAAGCATCTAAAGATGGACAAAGAATTCAAATATATACAAGGAAGAACAAACCCGAAAGTGGAACTCAAAGAGAGCAAACTGAAAACCCACAGCAGATCAGAGATCAGAGATCAGAGAAGATAAAATCACTGGATGATGAAAAAATCAAAACAGAGAAAGAGCAGATCGAAATGGAAGTATTCAAGCCATTTCTCGATGCAAAGAAAAATGCAGTAATTTTATCTCGAGCTAGTAACAGAAATACTAAGAAgtgataataaaacaaaacagcaaacgtaaaagaaaaaagaaaaacgcCAACCAAAGAAAAGCTGTAATGCAAAAGGAAAAAAGAACAAAGCTGGTGCAGACATTTGTTTGTTTGAACTTACCAAAGCTTTGTGTTGGAAGAAGGGCTAAAAAGTAAGGTCCAGAGAGAGTTCAGACAACGATAACCTTTGGGGATCCTAACCTTCTCTAAATGTATTTCTTTTTCCCTTTGGCTTCGAGTGTCGTGCAACGAAGTTTCTTATTTTAGTCTCTGAGGGCAAAGGCTGAAGTGCGGGAAACAGAGAGGGGCATTTAAAATGGAGTGAGGAAGGAGGGTCCGCTTTGTCTCAACTGTACGGAAGTAGAAGATAAAGAAGAGACCAATTGGGTGTCGGTGGGGGACAGTCACCGGGAATCACCGGTTGACGGTTTTTAACGaatcaaaatttaccattttttagTAGGCTTTTTCTGAAAAAGAAATTGTTAATACCAAAACTGCCATCATTATCTGCAGTTTCAGTTCAGTCAAATTTACTTTGTGTTTGAAAATTATAGTaccacaaaattttattttaatattcgaACCATAATACTTAGGGTGAGATGTTTTCATAGGTTAACTTAGTAAAAAAAGGGTTTTTTACT from Gossypium arboreum isolate Shixiya-1 chromosome 9, ASM2569848v2, whole genome shotgun sequence includes the following:
- the LOC108456962 gene encoding uncharacterized protein LOC108456962; this encodes MKDTGSKRRNSANVQSKHPGRTDRRNNKPHQQNGGKTLKAKEAESKALKARSDPNSKVSDSNVGSEPIEVYENVIVHYVDDVNKSEETSPDPNGNNMVTKLKKAEILDDCSSDIEGETTQQKEEESDSETIKDSASSLGDSLTAEDEREEGVLGASNGVHNNNLKDGSSHGSRMGSELETNKSHLKALNNTPKKSAKSNGAPHKNATKSSVEETLKVSPKSSSESSEGSNGKHAEELKEVDVLDETSNGYKSFASGNEPVDAEDKFQVENEAALNEKINEMETRIEKLKAELREVAALEISLYSVVSEHGSSAHKLHTPARRLSRLYIHACKHWEQNKRATIAKNTVSGLILTAKSCSNDVSRLTFWLSNTIVLREIISQAFGNSRNSSPLAWLPELNGSNKRSEVKPSTLKWKGGVGSKQVNSFMPLVDDWQETGTFTNALEKVESWIFSRIVESVWWQALTPYMQIPLEGSPVSKTIGKLLGPALGDQQQGSFSINLWINAFQDAFQRLCPVRAGGHECGCLPVIARLVMEQCVARLDVAMFNAILRESAHEIPTDPISDPIVDSRVLPIPAGDLSFGSGAQLKNAVGNWCRWLTDMFGMDGDYNLNEDQRSSQDDFRKNGDGESKSFLFLNSLSDLLMLPKDMLMDRSIREELCPSIGLPLVKRILCNFTPDEFCPDPVPGAVLEALNAETIVERRLSGGPARSFPYTAALVVYTPLSSADVAEKVAGAGGKSPLSRNASVVQRKGYTSDEELEELNSPLSSLIEKLPLSPTIVTNGEVNGNHEHAGYCGINARYELLREVWSV